From Pseudanabaena sp. PCC 6802, one genomic window encodes:
- a CDS encoding addiction module antidote protein produces MGTLHTKPLEEMLHDDLTNPEFVAGYLQTALEENGMEGFLVALRQVVKVNKGVREVAQELSVGRESLYKSLSENGNPGLSTINNVLNSVGIGIVFTPLPMSSSEDVSET; encoded by the coding sequence ATGGGAACGCTACACACAAAGCCGTTAGAAGAGATGCTCCATGATGACTTGACCAATCCTGAATTTGTTGCTGGATACTTGCAAACTGCTCTGGAAGAAAACGGGATGGAGGGATTTTTGGTGGCGTTACGGCAGGTCGTGAAGGTGAATAAAGGCGTGCGCGAAGTTGCCCAAGAACTTTCGGTCGGGCGCGAAAGCCTCTACAAGAGTCTGTCTGAAAACGGCAATCCGGGTTTATCAACCATCAATAATGTTCTCAATTCTGTGGGGATTGGAATCGTGTTTACGCCTCTGCCTATGTCGTCTTCAGAGGATGTTTCCGAAACATAG
- a CDS encoding TIGR02281 family clan AA aspartic protease, translating into MTRRFYALQRYGNLFWLKAVVMGESRDPRVVRLLVDTGSSYTVMPPKVLMEIGCDVSAPNRRVAIMAAGGMMQPPVVNVPFFNCLGQQVENFSVLALNLPFNPLVNGLLGMDFLKHCGATIQIRESKIILE; encoded by the coding sequence ATGACAAGGCGCTTTTACGCTCTCCAGCGTTACGGTAATCTTTTTTGGCTAAAAGCAGTCGTGATGGGCGAATCTAGAGATCCAAGAGTAGTCCGGCTGCTGGTTGACACAGGCTCAAGTTATACGGTAATGCCACCCAAGGTGTTGATGGAAATTGGTTGTGATGTGTCTGCCCCCAATCGTCGGGTTGCGATTATGGCAGCAGGCGGAATGATGCAGCCTCCTGTGGTGAATGTACCTTTTTTTAACTGTTTGGGACAACAAGTGGAAAACTTTTCTGTGCTTGCTCTCAATCTCCCGTTTAATCCGTTGGTCAATGGTCTTTTGGGAATGGATTTTCTGAAACACTGTGGCGCAACGATTCAGATACGAGAATCAAAAATTATTTTGGAGTGA
- a CDS encoding HhoA/HhoB/HtrA family serine endopeptidase — protein MKDPNKANPLKKTLLYVVLVCLGAGIGAWAVIARIVPPNAPAPSLSQVTSVTPVIAQDNTKDKVTTKAPITDGNYNFIAEAVNRTGPAVVRINASRTVANEPLPDVFNDPFFRQFFGDEFTQRRLPRERVERGTGSGFIINKEGDIITNAHVVDGADRVTVILKDGRKLEGKVLGRDTLTDIAVVKVNETNLPVVSLGSSQNLQPGEWAIAIGNPLGLDSTVTAGIISALGRSSGQIGVDKRVNFIQTDAAINPGNSGGPLLNQKGEVIGVNTAIIQGAQGLGFAIPIETAQRIAKQLIEKGSVTRAYLGIQMLTLDPNVKKEINDDQNSDIKVTEESGVLVTRVVPNSPAASAGIRPGDVIVKIDGENTTSADKIQQFVEGKSVGDRLRVELKRNGQVVNVSLEAGKFPQQNAG, from the coding sequence ATGAAAGACCCTAACAAAGCTAATCCTCTCAAGAAAACATTGTTGTATGTGGTGCTAGTATGCCTGGGGGCTGGCATTGGCGCATGGGCGGTAATTGCTAGGATTGTTCCCCCCAATGCTCCGGCTCCCAGTCTTTCTCAAGTAACCTCGGTCACGCCGGTGATAGCGCAGGATAATACGAAAGATAAAGTAACGACAAAAGCCCCCATTACCGATGGCAACTACAACTTTATTGCCGAAGCTGTCAACCGCACCGGCCCTGCTGTAGTTAGGATTAACGCCTCCCGCACGGTAGCAAACGAGCCGTTGCCCGACGTGTTTAACGATCCATTTTTCCGACAATTCTTTGGCGATGAATTTACACAAAGGCGCTTGCCACGAGAAAGAGTAGAACGAGGCACTGGTTCTGGTTTCATTATTAATAAAGAAGGTGACATTATCACCAACGCCCATGTGGTTGACGGTGCCGATCGCGTTACGGTTATCCTCAAAGATGGTAGAAAGCTCGAAGGTAAAGTTTTAGGCCGAGATACGCTTACCGATATTGCCGTGGTGAAGGTAAACGAAACCAACTTACCGGTGGTGAGTCTGGGTAGCTCTCAAAATCTGCAACCCGGTGAATGGGCGATCGCGATCGGCAATCCTCTGGGGCTAGATAGCACCGTCACCGCTGGTATCATTAGCGCCCTTGGTCGCAGCAGCGGTCAAATTGGGGTAGATAAGCGAGTTAACTTCATTCAAACTGATGCCGCGATTAACCCTGGTAATTCGGGAGGCCCGTTGCTCAACCAGAAAGGGGAAGTAATTGGGGTTAATACAGCGATCATTCAAGGTGCCCAGGGTCTGGGATTTGCCATTCCGATCGAAACAGCTCAGCGGATTGCCAAGCAGTTGATCGAGAAAGGCAGCGTCACTAGAGCTTATCTAGGTATTCAAATGCTCACGCTCGATCCCAATGTCAAGAAAGAGATCAACGACGACCAAAATTCTGATATCAAAGTTACGGAGGAAAGCGGCGTTTTAGTAACGCGGGTCGTACCAAATTCGCCTGCTGCCTCAGCCGGTATTCGTCCTGGAGACGTAATTGTCAAAATCGATGGTGAAAATACCACATCAGCCGATAAAATTCAGCAGTTTGTAGAAGGCAAATCTGTGGGCGATCGCCTGCGAGTCGAGCTAAAGCGAAACGGACAGGTCGTGAATGTCAGCCTGGAAGCAGGTAAATTCCCGCAACAAAATGCTGGTTGA
- a CDS encoding response regulator transcription factor, with amino-acid sequence MRLLLVDDEVELTQPLQRLLTNQGYTVDVADRGDIGLDLALAGRYDLLILDWVMPGCSGVEICRQLRQKSDSTPVLLLTARDTLDDRVVGLDSGADDYLIKPFELRELLARVRALLRRSPSMGARVVAEAEPRRLRCADLELDLDNQIALRDGRTIPLSDKECQLLAYFMQHPNQLLTHEQINQHLWTTEDIPASNALVAQIKLLRRKIDLDPSDRKSLINSVYGKGYRFG; translated from the coding sequence ATGCGATTGCTTTTAGTTGACGATGAAGTAGAGCTAACACAGCCTTTACAAAGACTGCTAACCAATCAGGGCTATACCGTAGATGTTGCCGATCGCGGAGATATCGGACTGGATCTAGCCCTAGCGGGAAGATACGATTTGCTCATTTTAGACTGGGTAATGCCGGGTTGCTCGGGCGTAGAAATATGTCGGCAACTTCGGCAAAAATCAGATAGCACGCCAGTACTGTTACTAACGGCTAGAGATACCCTCGACGATCGCGTGGTCGGACTCGACAGCGGTGCAGATGATTACCTGATCAAACCATTCGAGTTGCGCGAGCTGTTGGCACGGGTGCGGGCCCTACTGCGGCGATCGCCCTCAATGGGCGCTCGTGTCGTAGCAGAAGCGGAACCGAGACGCTTGCGATGCGCCGATCTCGAACTCGACCTGGATAATCAAATTGCCTTGAGAGATGGACGCACTATCCCTCTTTCGGACAAGGAGTGCCAACTGCTGGCTTATTTTATGCAGCATCCTAACCAATTGCTGACCCACGAACAAATTAACCAGCACCTCTGGACAACAGAAGACATTCCAGCTAGCAATGCTTTAGTAGCGCAGATCAAACTACTACGGCGCAAGATCGATCTAGATCCCAGCGATCGCAAGTCACTGATTAACTCTGTTTATGGCAAGGGCTATCGCTTTGGCTAG
- a CDS encoding pentapeptide repeat-containing protein: MRVEDLLASYSRGVRDFAGEDLSGVSLKGAKLNGIKFQGANLSKTDFSGSYLSEAVFDGANLYEVNLRGAMVKGASFVRANVSWGNLTWANLTNVNFSYCNLNVTNFSGANLIEADFSLANLKGANLRGTNLRGAKLLNVQTIVDAEFTGAKNMSDAVKAYLCSIASGSHPFTKHKTKESLGCP; encoded by the coding sequence TTGAGAGTTGAGGATCTTCTTGCAAGTTATAGCCGTGGAGTAAGGGACTTCGCTGGAGAGGATTTAAGTGGTGTGAGCCTTAAGGGTGCCAAGCTAAATGGAATCAAATTCCAGGGGGCAAATCTATCTAAAACCGATTTCAGTGGTAGTTACCTAAGTGAAGCCGTTTTTGACGGTGCTAACCTCTATGAAGTTAATTTAAGAGGGGCAATGGTAAAAGGCGCTAGTTTTGTGCGAGCCAACGTTAGTTGGGGTAACCTGACCTGGGCCAACCTGACTAATGTAAACTTTAGCTACTGTAATTTGAACGTAACTAATTTTAGCGGCGCTAATCTAATTGAGGCGGATTTTAGTTTAGCCAACCTCAAAGGGGCTAATTTACGGGGAACTAACCTGAGGGGAGCCAAACTGCTCAACGTTCAAACTATTGTCGATGCTGAATTCACAGGCGCTAAAAATATGAGTGATGCCGTGAAGGCTTACCTATGCTCGATCGCTTCTGGATCTCATCCTTTCACTAAACACAAAACTAAGGAATCCTTGGGCTGTCCGTAG
- the moeB gene encoding molybdopterin-synthase adenylyltransferase MoeB, whose protein sequence is MLNPDLNSIQLNQDEYERYSRHLILPEVSLEGQKRLKAASVLCVGTGGLGSPLLLYLAAAGIGRIGIVDFDVVDTSNLQRQVIHGTSWVGKPKIVSAKDRIHEINPHCQVDLYETRLSSANALEIFAPYDIIVDGTDNFPTRYLVNDACVLLNKPNVYGSIFRFEGQATVFNYEGGPNYRDLYPEPPPPGLVPSCAEGGVLGILPGVIGVIQATETVKIVLGKGTTLSGRLLLYDALNMSFRELKLRPNPVRPVIEKLIDYEQFCGIPQAKASESQAQQDIPEITVRELKAIIDANTGEYAIVDVRNPNEWEIGRIPGTHLVPLPEIENGKGVETVRSLLNGHKLIVHCKMGGRSAKALSILKQAGIEGINVKGGINAWSQEIDPSVPKY, encoded by the coding sequence ATGCTAAATCCCGACCTTAACTCTATTCAACTTAACCAGGACGAATACGAACGTTACTCTCGCCATCTCATCCTGCCTGAAGTTAGTCTCGAAGGGCAGAAACGACTCAAAGCCGCCAGCGTACTTTGTGTGGGTACGGGTGGGTTAGGCTCTCCCTTGTTGTTATATCTAGCTGCGGCTGGCATCGGACGCATTGGGATCGTCGATTTTGATGTCGTCGATACTTCTAATCTCCAACGCCAGGTCATTCACGGCACATCATGGGTAGGTAAACCCAAAATTGTCTCCGCTAAGGATCGCATTCACGAGATCAATCCACATTGCCAAGTAGATCTCTATGAAACAAGGCTTAGCTCCGCAAATGCCCTAGAGATTTTTGCACCCTATGACATCATCGTAGATGGTACCGACAACTTCCCAACCCGCTACCTGGTTAATGATGCCTGCGTTTTGCTGAATAAGCCCAACGTCTACGGTTCGATTTTCCGCTTTGAGGGGCAGGCAACTGTCTTTAACTACGAGGGCGGGCCCAACTACCGCGATCTTTATCCAGAGCCACCGCCTCCTGGTCTGGTGCCATCCTGTGCCGAAGGTGGAGTATTGGGGATTTTGCCTGGTGTAATCGGTGTAATTCAGGCAACTGAGACGGTTAAAATCGTTCTGGGAAAAGGGACGACTTTAAGCGGTCGACTTCTACTTTATGATGCCTTGAATATGTCATTCCGCGAGCTAAAGCTCCGACCGAATCCCGTCCGACCTGTAATTGAGAAATTAATCGACTACGAGCAGTTCTGTGGCATCCCGCAGGCAAAGGCAAGCGAATCGCAAGCCCAACAAGATATCCCTGAAATTACCGTACGGGAGTTGAAGGCAATCATTGATGCTAATACTGGGGAATATGCGATCGTTGACGTGCGCAATCCCAATGAGTGGGAAATTGGGAGAATTCCAGGTACGCACCTCGTACCATTACCTGAGATTGAGAATGGCAAGGGAGTTGAGACGGTCAGATCTTTGCTTAACGGCCATAAGCTAATCGTCCATTGTAAGATGGGTGGTAGATCTGCTAAGGCTTTAAGTATTCTCAAACAAGCCGGGATTGAGGGTATCAATGTCAAAGGTGGTATTAACGCCTGGAGTCAGGAGATCGATCCCAGCGTGCCGAAATACTAA
- a CDS encoding isoprenyl transferase, producing the protein MTAKLLQTLPADLDRQRLPRHVAVIMDGNGRWAKRQGLPRVIGHRQGVDALKDLLRCCKDWGIESLTAYAFSTENWGRPAEEVDFLMVLFERMLRQELEQMHLEGVKIRFVGDLDPLPKSLQAEMHRSMVETADNRAIQFTVAINYGGRHEIVKVSRQLADMVRHNQLNPEEITEKLFADHLYTAGVRDPDLLIRTSGEMRLSNFLLWQIAYTEIYFTDILWPEFNRVEFHRALMAYQERDRRFGKI; encoded by the coding sequence ATGACTGCTAAGCTACTGCAAACCCTACCTGCCGATTTAGATCGTCAACGCCTACCCAGGCATGTAGCTGTAATTATGGACGGCAACGGTCGCTGGGCCAAAAGGCAAGGACTACCTCGCGTCATAGGGCATCGACAGGGGGTCGATGCACTCAAAGATTTGCTACGCTGCTGCAAGGATTGGGGGATTGAGTCTCTGACTGCCTACGCCTTTTCTACGGAGAACTGGGGGCGACCGGCGGAAGAGGTCGATTTTCTGATGGTTTTGTTCGAGCGGATGCTGCGGCAAGAACTCGAACAAATGCACCTGGAGGGCGTAAAGATTCGCTTTGTGGGAGATCTCGACCCTTTACCCAAATCCCTACAGGCAGAAATGCACCGCTCTATGGTCGAGACCGCTGATAATCGTGCCATTCAGTTCACAGTGGCGATTAACTACGGCGGTCGCCACGAAATCGTGAAAGTCAGCCGCCAGTTAGCGGATATGGTGAGGCACAACCAGTTAAACCCAGAAGAAATTACGGAAAAATTATTTGCCGATCATCTCTACACGGCTGGGGTGCGCGATCCCGACCTGCTAATTCGTACTAGCGGGGAAATGCGCCTGAGTAATTTTTTACTGTGGCAGATTGCCTACACGGAGATTTACTTCACCGATATTCTGTGGCCGGAGTTCAATAGAGTGGAATTTCATCGCGCCCTGATGGCTTACCAGGAACGCGATCGCCGCTTTGGTAAAATTTAG
- the cdaA gene encoding diadenylate cyclase CdaA, translating to MPWLSINSVVIWLIVDALFVLLLVYLILALSSDRRTLLMVRGFIILLIVNILSNRLGLQLLSFVLDKLLVGAALAMAVIFQSELRRFLEQLGRGDVLSLLSPVRSRRAYTIAPSVIDELVEAVVELSQNRTGALLIVETSEPIEERDFPVPGVRINAELSKELLQTIFQTSTLLHDGAVWLREDRVIAAGVILPLSDRAASREIGTRHRAAMGITDRIRACFCIVVSEETGSIAIAENGNLDRPITSARLREILEEKFASPAPTTLVGTVPRFDKLWKWVGLGKILKRKSSLKK from the coding sequence ATGCCGTGGTTAAGCATCAACTCAGTTGTAATATGGCTAATAGTAGACGCGCTATTCGTGCTGCTATTGGTCTACTTGATCTTAGCGCTGAGCAGCGATCGCCGTACCCTGTTAATGGTGCGCGGCTTTATTATCTTGCTGATCGTGAATATCTTAAGCAACCGTTTGGGACTGCAGCTACTTAGCTTTGTCCTGGATAAATTGCTAGTAGGGGCGGCACTGGCAATGGCTGTAATTTTTCAGTCAGAATTGCGGCGCTTCCTGGAACAGTTAGGGCGTGGTGATGTCTTATCACTTCTGAGTCCCGTGCGCAGTCGCCGCGCTTATACAATTGCACCTAGTGTCATCGATGAGTTAGTCGAGGCTGTGGTCGAACTTTCCCAAAATCGCACTGGGGCGCTGCTGATCGTTGAAACCAGCGAGCCAATCGAAGAGCGGGATTTCCCCGTACCTGGAGTGCGCATTAATGCGGAGCTATCGAAGGAGTTATTGCAAACGATTTTTCAAACTTCTACTCTGCTGCACGATGGAGCCGTATGGCTGCGAGAAGATCGGGTGATTGCAGCGGGTGTAATTTTGCCACTTTCCGATCGTGCTGCTTCGCGGGAGATCGGTACCAGGCACCGTGCTGCCATGGGGATTACCGACCGGATTAGAGCGTGTTTTTGTATTGTGGTGTCGGAGGAGACAGGCTCGATTGCGATCGCCGAAAATGGTAATTTAGATCGTCCGATTACAAGCGCCAGGTTGCGCGAAATTCTTGAAGAAAAGTTTGCCTCTCCGGCACCGACTACTCTAGTAGGAACGGTTCCCCGTTTTGATAAGTTATGGAAATGGGTTGGACTGGGGAAAATATTAAAACGGAAATCGTCACTAAAGAAATGA
- the lysA gene encoding diaminopimelate decarboxylase codes for MTTVLPNLPLSTLTETRSPNQQLLPLTAKINDADRLEIGGCDVVELVKQYGSPLYIVDEVTLRTACQQYRDAFKHYYKGASQVLYASKAWNCLAICAIAASEGLGIDVVSGGELYTAIKAGVKPELLYLHGNNKSLDELEYALNAGCTVVADNWWELHTLNRLATDFGIPPQIMLRITPGIECHTHEYIRTGHLDSKFGFDPNDIDAVLEFVAKSQLNCIGLHAHIGSQIFELQPHKDIGQVMVQWFKSARNEYGLHLTELNIGGGLGIRYTESDDPPTIEAWVQAVCDGVTAAFESHGLPLPKLLCEPGRSLVGTSCITAYTIGSSKTVPGVRTYICVDGGMSDNPRPITYQAQYRAVVANRMTANADLLVTVAGKHCESGDILLKDIYLPQTEPGDVLVVSATGAYNYSMASNYNRLPKIAAVLVQDREANLILKRETYQDLIRQDCLPSRLKF; via the coding sequence ATGACTACCGTTTTACCGAATCTACCACTTTCAACTCTGACAGAAACGCGATCGCCAAATCAACAACTATTACCCCTCACAGCCAAAATTAACGATGCCGATCGCCTGGAAATCGGTGGCTGCGATGTGGTGGAATTAGTAAAACAATACGGTTCACCTCTTTATATCGTCGATGAAGTGACGCTGCGGACTGCCTGCCAGCAATACCGCGATGCCTTTAAGCATTACTACAAAGGAGCGTCGCAGGTGTTGTATGCCTCTAAAGCCTGGAATTGCTTGGCAATCTGCGCGATCGCGGCCTCTGAGGGCTTGGGGATCGATGTCGTTTCTGGGGGGGAACTGTATACTGCTATAAAGGCTGGAGTTAAGCCGGAATTGCTCTACCTGCACGGTAACAATAAATCGCTGGACGAGCTAGAGTACGCGCTTAATGCTGGCTGCACGGTGGTAGCGGACAACTGGTGGGAACTGCACACCCTCAACCGCCTGGCTACCGATTTTGGCATACCTCCACAGATAATGCTGCGAATTACACCTGGGATTGAATGCCATACCCACGAATACATTCGCACGGGGCACCTCGACAGTAAGTTTGGCTTCGATCCTAATGATATTGATGCCGTCCTGGAGTTCGTCGCCAAATCTCAACTCAACTGTATTGGTTTGCACGCGCACATTGGTTCGCAAATCTTTGAGTTGCAACCACACAAAGACATCGGCCAGGTAATGGTGCAATGGTTTAAATCTGCTCGTAACGAATACGGCCTACATCTGACTGAATTAAATATCGGCGGCGGTCTCGGAATCCGCTATACTGAATCCGACGATCCCCCAACGATTGAGGCATGGGTGCAAGCCGTTTGTGATGGCGTGACCGCAGCCTTTGAGAGTCATGGATTGCCTTTGCCTAAGCTATTATGCGAACCAGGGCGATCGCTAGTTGGCACCTCTTGCATTACGGCATACACGATTGGTAGCAGTAAAACCGTGCCGGGCGTGCGTACCTACATCTGCGTGGATGGTGGTATGTCCGACAATCCCAGACCAATTACCTACCAGGCTCAGTATCGAGCTGTAGTAGCAAATCGCATGACTGCAAATGCCGATCTATTGGTCACTGTAGCTGGCAAGCATTGTGAATCGGGCGATATCCTGTTGAAGGATATCTATCTGCCACAAACCGAGCCAGGTGACGTACTGGTAGTATCGGCTACTGGCGCTTACAACTACAGTATGGCTTCTAATTACAATCGATTGCCCAAAATTGCCGCTGTCTTAGTACAGGATCGAGAAGCTAATTTAATCCTAAAACGCGAAACCTACCAAGACTTAATTCGTCAGGATTGCTTGCCGTCAAGGTTAAAGTTTTAG
- the queG gene encoding tRNA epoxyqueuosine(34) reductase QueG, producing the protein MKIANISSIDIKQKARELGFNRVGIAAAIQDSALTEADRRLQAWLDRGFHADMDWMQNPKRQDITQVMPDVRSLVCLALNYYTPHQHSNDPDVAKISRYGWGRDYHRVLGKKLKALSQWLEDRADGVRTRFYVDTGPIAEKTWAERAGIGWIGKHGNLITRDYGSWVFLGEILTNLELEPDRPHAQHCGTCTRCIEACPTGAIAQPFVVDANRCIAYHTIENKAETLPATISHNLHNWVAGCDICQDVCPWNQRFAQETDVADFQPYPHNLAPQVSELAELSDRDWDRNFTGSALRRIKPARWRRNAKAIADMNS; encoded by the coding sequence TTGAAAATCGCAAACATCTCATCCATCGATATCAAACAAAAGGCACGCGAGTTAGGTTTTAATCGTGTCGGTATCGCTGCGGCTATTCAAGATTCGGCACTAACCGAAGCAGATCGTCGCCTGCAAGCGTGGCTCGATCGCGGTTTTCACGCGGATATGGATTGGATGCAAAATCCCAAACGGCAGGATATTACTCAGGTGATGCCCGACGTGCGATCGCTCGTTTGCCTTGCCCTCAACTACTACACCCCCCATCAACATAGCAACGATCCTGATGTGGCTAAAATCTCCCGTTATGGTTGGGGACGAGACTACCATCGCGTTTTGGGTAAGAAGTTGAAAGCTCTCAGTCAGTGGTTAGAAGATCGGGCTGATGGAGTTCGCACCCGCTTTTACGTAGATACCGGCCCGATCGCGGAAAAGACATGGGCAGAACGCGCTGGCATTGGTTGGATTGGCAAACACGGTAACCTGATTACCCGCGACTATGGCTCCTGGGTATTTCTCGGTGAAATTCTCACCAATCTGGAGTTAGAGCCAGATCGCCCCCACGCTCAACATTGCGGTACCTGCACGCGCTGTATCGAAGCTTGCCCGACGGGCGCGATCGCGCAGCCGTTTGTCGTCGATGCCAACCGCTGCATTGCTTACCACACGATTGAAAATAAGGCGGAGACTTTACCTGCAACCATTAGCCATAATTTGCATAACTGGGTAGCAGGCTGCGATATTTGTCAGGATGTTTGCCCCTGGAACCAGCGCTTTGCCCAGGAAACAGATGTGGCAGATTTTCAACCCTATCCCCACAACCTCGCGCCTCAAGTAAGCGAATTGGCCGAACTTAGCGATCGCGACTGGGATCGCAATTTTACAGGTTCGGCACTGCGGCGAATTAAACCTGCTCGATGGCGGCGTAATGCCAAGGCGATCGCAGACATGAATTCATGA
- a CDS encoding DUF6888 family protein, with protein MPTAKQALACVRVCQMLSNGYQLIHVFRCDRNTRTVFILAGILEFLTNSWGF; from the coding sequence ATGCCTACTGCGAAACAGGCTCTTGCCTGCGTCAGAGTATGCCAGATGCTATCAAATGGGTATCAACTTATCCATGTATTCCGGTGCGATCGAAATACAAGAACAGTGTTTATTCTTGCTGGCATATTGGAGTTTCTCACTAATTCTTGGGGTTTTTAG
- a CDS encoding IS5 family transposase has protein sequence MTRLAYDTDLTDAQWEILKPLIPEAKPGGRPRTLDMREVLNAIFYLLANGIKWRAMPHDLPNWQSVYSYFRAWEADSTWERLNSVLRIQLRVAAGRNAQPSAGSVDSQSVKTASGGEEIGFDGGKKVKGRKRTILVDTMGLLLGVCVHSAGRSDHAGMILIATFWAWLWQCLQVIWIDSTFAGKEFMAKIAQQFGWKLEHLKRTDEESGFQVIPKRWVVERTYSWFGHYRRLSKDYEFLPTTSEMMLFAAMVHLMVRRLEPKTHTD, from the coding sequence ATGACACGACTAGCATACGACACTGACCTCACCGATGCCCAGTGGGAAATTCTCAAACCCCTGATTCCTGAAGCTAAACCCGGCGGACGGCCTCGTACACTCGACATGCGAGAAGTCCTCAATGCCATTTTTTACCTGCTGGCCAATGGGATTAAATGGCGAGCGATGCCCCACGACTTACCCAACTGGCAAAGCGTTTACAGCTATTTTCGGGCTTGGGAAGCCGACAGCACCTGGGAGAGACTCAACAGCGTTTTACGCATCCAGCTCCGAGTGGCAGCGGGACGCAACGCTCAGCCGAGTGCAGGCAGTGTAGACAGTCAATCGGTCAAAACAGCCAGTGGGGGTGAGGAAATCGGATTTGATGGCGGCAAGAAGGTCAAAGGACGCAAACGCACTATCTTGGTCGATACGATGGGACTGCTGCTGGGGGTCTGTGTGCATAGTGCGGGACGTTCTGACCATGCCGGGATGATTTTAATCGCCACGTTTTGGGCTTGGTTGTGGCAATGCCTGCAAGTGATTTGGATAGACAGCACCTTTGCTGGCAAGGAATTTATGGCGAAGATTGCACAACAGTTTGGTTGGAAGTTAGAACATCTTAAGCGAACCGATGAGGAGTCTGGTTTTCAGGTCATTCCTAAGCGTTGGGTGGTGGAGCGGACTTACTCTTGGTTTGGACATTATCGGCGCTTAAGTAAAGACTATGAATTTTTGCCCACCACTAGCGAAATGATGCTGTTTGCAGCTATGGTACATTTGATGGTGCGCCGATTAGAGCCTAAAACTCATACTGATTAG
- a CDS encoding PIN domain-containing protein, translating to MRVLIDTNIILDFLLQREQFLKDAESLFQAIDSGQVVGYATATTLTDIFYIARRHTSSIEQARQAVSETLTVMEICPVSRAVLESAFISNIADFEDAIQIACAVAQGLDAILTRDAQGFANSSVPVLSIQELLKRLGTQDSK from the coding sequence GTGAGAGTTTTAATTGATACTAATATCATCTTGGATTTCCTGTTGCAGCGAGAGCAATTCCTAAAAGATGCAGAATCCCTGTTTCAAGCAATTGACTCTGGTCAAGTTGTTGGATATGCTACAGCTACAACGCTCACTGATATTTTTTACATTGCTCGAAGACACACTAGCAGCATTGAGCAAGCGCGACAAGCAGTTTCAGAGACACTGACAGTTATGGAAATTTGCCCAGTGAGTAGAGCAGTTTTGGAATCAGCTTTCATCTCTAATATAGCTGATTTTGAAGATGCTATTCAAATTGCTTGTGCTGTAGCACAGGGACTAGATGCGATTTTGACCCGCGATGCTCAAGGCTTTGCAAACTCATCCGTTCCTGTGCTATCAATTCAAGAGCTTTTAAAGCGATTGGGAACGCAGGATAGCAAATAG
- a CDS encoding type II toxin-antitoxin system HicA family toxin, producing the protein MVVITLVILRFCITQIIITRAFLHSQTTSYTQIIAALERDGWVAVRQRGSHIRLEKELPEQTIKLTIPSHRSVKRSTLAHILKQARVDIDKFLNLL; encoded by the coding sequence TTGGTCGTTATAACTCTCGTAATTCTACGGTTTTGTATTACTCAGATTATAATTACGAGAGCTTTCTTACATTCTCAAACAACCTCCTATACGCAAATTATAGCTGCTCTAGAACGAGATGGGTGGGTAGCAGTTCGCCAGCGAGGCAGTCACATTCGATTAGAGAAAGAACTACCTGAACAGACTATTAAGTTAACTATTCCATCTCACCGATCTGTTAAACGTTCGACTCTAGCTCATATTTTAAAACAAGCCCGTGTGGATATAGACAAATTTCTTAATCTTTTGTAG